From one Chanodichthys erythropterus isolate Z2021 chromosome 3, ASM2448905v1, whole genome shotgun sequence genomic stretch:
- the LOC137008422 gene encoding galactose-specific lectin nattectin-like: MALWTVYLSLGLLVALNASVETRPVEKNKDCGTCEEGWTAFECRCFKFFYELKSWSVAEFSCLLNNGNLASVHNHEEYIFIKNLIRRTTHASTRTWIGLHMAYYLWFWSDGTKINYQLWSYGKPSNYYKDEHCVEMNSVHGNWNNVKCDVYKPYVCVK; this comes from the exons ATGGCGTTGTggactgtctatctgtctctcgGTCTTCTGGTCGCTTTGAATGCTTCAG tgGAAACACGTCCTGTTGAAAAGAATAAAGATTGTGGTA CCTGTGAGGAAGGATGGACTGCCTTTGAATGCAGATGCTTCAAGTTTTTCTATGAGCTTAAATCATGGTCTGTAGCCGAG TTTTCGTGTTTGCTCAATAATGGGAACCTTGCTTCTGTACACAACCATGAAGAGTACATTTTCATAAAGAACCTGATTAGACGCACAACTCATGCCTCAACACGTACCTGGATCGGACTCCATATGGCT TATTATCTTTGGTTCTGGAGTGATGGAACCAAAATTAACTATCAACTATGGTCGTATGGAAAACCCAGTAACTATTATAAAGATGAGCACTGCGTTGAGATGAACTCTGTCC ATGGCAACTGGAATAATGTGAAATGTGATGTATATAAGccctatgtgtgtgtgaaatga